A window of Phragmites australis chromosome 15, lpPhrAust1.1, whole genome shotgun sequence genomic DNA:
GGCACAATATAGTAGCAAGgattaataaaaattataatcatattagtaaaactaaataaatatccaaattaCTAGTCACAGTTGTTAGCCTATAGTTCCTAGCACAATATGCTGAAACAAAGaaccaagcacaaagaacaAAGGATGCTAGCACAATCTAATTGAttgcttttttcttttctttttcctttctttgttttttctctatttttttggcAACTTAGGTCTGGTACAAGAGCGAGTACCTCATGACAATATGTAGAtgtaatctaagtaaaacccaaaTAATCTACAATGGTGGCTACTGAGTATCTGAGAAGGAGGGATGTGCTAAGGTTGTGTGTGGTCATAGGATTGGCCAgggtggaggggggggggggggggggagggcacACAACCTGACTGGACCCCGACATGCTTACAAGTCCCGACATAGTCTAAAACAGTGATGCAACACTTTATTTTGATGACTCCGACTGAAACCTTGACAAATCTAGCAATGGGACCAGAGCCCTTTCCAATTACTCATCCTAAGCTTTCCAATGAGTATAAGCATGCCGCAATTGGATTCTGTATGAGGGAGATATGTTAGTTTGAATGGGGTGTTATCTTCTGACTCCGAACCGAACTTTGAGTATGAATTGAGGGCGAATTAGAGTCCGGCTTGGTGTGGAAGGGGGTGACGTTCAAGTGGAGTTGTGGTCGAGTGGAGGTGGCAACTTTGGTAGACAACATCTCGTGAATTTAGGATCAAAGAGAGTAACAAAACATCTTTTGAATTTAGTAGCATCTCATTCTCACAAGGAAAAAGTCCCAGTTAACAGTGAAAACCACTTGAAATGTTATGAGACACGAGTATGGAACACGATTGTGACCGGAGGGATCTAAGATTTCTGGTTTTTGAGATAATGGACGATTTTTAAACCAACTTCATAGTTGAgggataaaaaatagattttttctttcttaCAAATATTAACATGGATAGCTagaaacgagctcacctcatgatttaagCGATGGGCACAAACTCTTGTTATTGGAGTTTGTAATGGTGAAACCATCGGATGAATATTTGTATTGCTTatatccgaaggagtgatgtcgtTATTATCCACCCTTCTAGGTTCGCGCGCAAGGTCTCTCAAATCAGTCGCTGAACTTGGTATCCACCGACAGACATCTTGGTTAGGATGCCATTGCCATCAAAGGCTACTGATTCAACAACATGATCCATTATTATTGTTGTTTAATTAAAAGCTTGAAATAGCCTCCGCCCTCCCGACGTGAGGGCTTGTAATCCCAAACTGAAGAATGAACACGAGCGATAATATAAGTAGAGGTACAGAGATGAGAGGCATCGATCCTTACAGACAAATGTAAGAGGACAGTTTTTTTCCCTCTGATATGGGAAACGATGCATGCTACGATTCGCTGACACTGGCCTAAGCATTCCTGTCGGTTCGACAATGTCCAGCGTGTACTGCTAGCATCCAAACGATGGTTGTGAGATCACCACCGCGGCTAAGCTGCCTGGCATGGGAATCCCTGCTGCATCGGACGGATCCAAAGATGAGCATGCGAACCCAAACCTTTAATATGAATTTCAACAGTCGTGGCATATTCGACTGTAGTTCAACATGCTTCCAGTACTCCTCCCACCACGGCCCCGAGAAGAAAAACTGAAGTAGTTTCAAGGATTTTTCCTTCGTCGGATTTGTCTTCCAATCCGAAGGTTCTAGGCGTCCTAGCAGCAACTCTGCGCAGTAAGTTCCATCTGAGAGAATAATACTTTTTTTGTAAAGACAACTTTTGTTAGAATCAACTAGCTTGCCCTCCATGCATTGTAGGGCGCTGGCAAGCTTCTTTTCTCTTGCTCTACCTCTGGGACTTGTTCTCGGCCTGCAGCTGGAAGATTTCTTGGCATTAACCTTCCATATTGTTTCCAAAGCAACGCGGGTTTCTGTGTAAAGGCTGTGGAGCTTCAGCCCAGGTAGCATTTCTTGGCGTACAGCGACGAGGAACACCATGTAGTCTGACAGCGTCTTGATCACCTTCCCATCTGGGGACGATGCTGCCTCTTCATCGATGTGCAAGAAGAAGACGTCCGTGGCAATGTGCCAGATAAGGACGAGCTCTTGTAATTCAGGACCGAAATCCAGAGCGTGGTCTAACAACCTACGATCCTCATGACCGAGAACAAGTGCTTCGGGCTTCGCctccttctttttctcctcctcttccttctccttccgGGATGGTGTCATTAGTAGCTCCCATACCCGTTCGAACACCAACTCCTGTTCTGGAACCTCAAAGCCCCTCGAGTACTGGTATTCCTTCCAAATATCATCCGAGGCAAACTTCTTCAACTGTCTGCTGAAGAATCCACTCCGCGTGTTACCATGGGTGCACTCGCGCAACAAGTTGTACTGCCCAATGGTGCCCGACCACCGTCTGTAGCTACTACTTGGCAACCTGTAAAGCAGCAGCCAGCGCGGATCCATAGGCATGACGGCGCGACGGAGCCTTTGCCACCTCCCAGAGCACACCAGTTTATGGTGAAGCGGCCCTGGTCTGTCTGTCAGGAATGCATACGTCCAAGTCGAAGCTAGTGCTCCCAGCAGCCATCTGACATCCAGGAGGAAGGTGAAAACCAGCAAGATGTAGGTGATAACGACATCTGCTAACCTGTGGCCATCTTTACTGTACAACCAGAACAGCAAGATGGCGGCTGCAGTGGCGACAGGCGAGGCGACCCGGACGCCATAACCACGCCAGGTGTAGATGACGCTTGCCTTGGTGTACAGTGTGTCGTACATTAGAGAGAGCTCCATCTCGACCACCTTGCACTTGTCCTTCAGAGTCAGAGACTCCGAAGAGAATATTGTTCTGCTGGGTTCACGCGCATCATTGACGACCCAAAAATCGGCGAATGCGCCCTTGCAGATGTCAAACAGGTCGTGAGCAACAAGCAAGGCTTGCTCATCATTCAGCTTCTGTCTTCTTGTTGCACCCGGCTGCCTCTTTCTTGTACTCTGGATGCTGCTCAAGTCGCCTCCCCGAAGCGCCAACACCTTCTCTACATACTTGGCAATACCGACGGCGAACATGATGGCCGATGCTGGGATCAAGGTCCCTCCACCGCCGATGTATACGTGCTTGTATAGGACATAGATGGATCCCCCGACCTTGAAGAAGACATCCAGCGCTTTGCGCTTCCAGAGCTTGCTGTCTTCCAGAGAATATGCGGTGATGTTGTCCGTGCCACCCAGatacagcagcagcaacgcGGCCCAGAACGCGATGAGCTGCTGCTCGTGTGAGGTGCTGCCAAGCGACAGGTGGCTCAGGGCGTAGTTCACAATGGAATCAGACATCTGGTACGCCAACCAGAGGAGGAGCGTCCGCCAGTCGAAGGCCCTATGCCGACGGATATCGGCGAAGAGGAAGAGaaccacatgagcaacaaagCTCGAAAGGACCATTGCCCGGATCAGCCATTCAGTCATGCGGGTTAACAGTCCAGCCATTGTTGCTCCTGCACCAAAATTAAGATTGCATAAATATATTTCATCTATTCATAGAATGCATCGTGCTGATCGGCATTAAATATATATCGCGCTAATTTACAACTTAATAATACATGTATATGCATAGCACATCTACACGCATGCATGGCCGCACGTACAGGACCAAATCAAGTCAAGTGAAACGAGAGTTAAAGAACGAAGTCATCAATTTACAACATACATAGACATCTAGCATTTGGATGGTAAAACAAGAGGATAAAATTAAGTGGAGCGATATGTCAGAATGAGGCTGAATAGATACATACCAGCGCCACTCGATGAATTACAACTTCCAATCAAGACAAATTTTTCTGCTATTCCAGGCGTCCCGAGAAAATCAGCAATCAATACGACTTCCCTAGCTCTCCTTTCAAGGTAAAAGAGTGCTTGACCaattccaaacaaaaaaaaggtgCGATCTATCAGCGGCTGTCACTTCAAATATTCCTAGAGCGTATGCTATGTAGTTTAGGGGAGGCTAAATAGATTCATTTGGACAGATCAATCTCTCATTTGTTATGTTGCTTGAGTAGCTATGTTCTCAAGCCAGCAAGGATATATAAGTGTGGTATCGTCCATATGAAACGTACTAACCCTCAGTTTTTTACTTGACGCTCTAGAACAAATCTATGTGGTCAAATTAACATTCTAATATTGAACATAGCCATGTGTTAGATTTCAAAAGTTGGATAACGTCTTTGTTCTAAAACATGTTGTCTTTTGGACATTTACATGATATGCAATATCGTACATTGTAAATACTTTTAGTACAAACTAcgcaattgatatatatatatatatatatatatatatatatattggagaTATATGACTACAACATCTTCATGATTTCCCAAGGATTTTTTGCGAACGACCAACGTTTTTTGTTCTCCTTTATAAAATTTGCTCAAATTGCCGAGGATTTTCTAATCCAATTTTAACATTTCCTGAGGTGAAAATAAATTAGCAAAAACAAATCACCGACAAGTAATTCCCAAGAGAAATAACCATTGGCCATTTAAATAACACTCGAGAAATGTCCAAAAAGGCTAGCACACCCTCAACCATTTGAGAAAATTTCTAAAGAGGAACAATTACCATCGGTCATTCACAAAAAAACACTCGGAAGATCTTGTAGTGTATATACCATGACAAATCTAATAGTGTTTTTACCCTGAGGTATCACTAAATAATACCTTCTGAGGTAGTAAAATTAGGTACCTAGGTACCGAAATTTGGTACCTCCCAAGTTATACTTTTTGGTACCTCCCAAGAATGGTAAAAAGGCTCCAAATCTAATGATATAATTTTCACATGATTAGTGTGAGTAGTTTAATTTATAATGTTTTCATGGTGTTAAGGTTGGAGAAGCATGGTGTTAAGGTTGGAGAAGTTTGGCTGAACGTTTACCAATACAATGtaaatatttgtgaacaaagtGAATATATGAAAACCGATTTTCCTAGACTTGTCAccataagataaatttataatattgcACCTCGTTTTTCTTACAAATTATAGTGATCTGGATTTTCAAAAAGTGATGGCGGAAGTTGTTGTACATCGGAGCctgtaaaaaattaaaaaaacgtTAAATATCAAAGGATGGAGACAACATTAGTTAATCCCTTCAGCTAACGAAAACTAATATTTACATGCATGTGGATGTGGTCATTTTAATGGCATTTAACGGTCAATGTGTTCGCAGGGCTACGTGACTGCATGTGAGCGTGATCTGTACTTACATGGTACTCCATATGTTTCGGACTCTGTAAACAAGTACATTATTGCCTGGTAAGGTGCTGAAGATAATTTTAAATACCATATGGTTAAATGGGAAGTATTGTGCAGATCTAAGGAGTTTGGGGTTTAGGCATTGATAATACTAAGCCTTGAATAAGTGTTTGTTGGTGAAGTGGATCTGTAAGATTGTCAAGAACAGTGAGGAAACTTGGTGTAAAATCACAGGAGCCAAGTCTGATGGTCAGTTCTTCAATTCTAAGAAAAGAGGCTCTTCTCAATTCTGGCAAGATTTACATAAGGTTAAGCATATTTTTCAAATAGGGGCTTACTACAAGGTTATTAGGGGGGATAAGGTGGTCTTTTGGAAAGATACTTGGCTTGGAGATGTTCCTATTTATGTCCAATATTCTGAGCTGTTCAAACTCAGTGGTGATCCTGATGCTCTTGTGAAGGATTGTGTCATGAATAATAATTGGAAGATTGCATTAAGAAGAACTCGAATCAGTTTGAGCAAGAAAAGCTACAAGAGTTGTATAGGAAGCTTCAGGAAGTGACCTTGAATGGCAACGAGGATGAGGTGTTCTGGGCTTTAGATAagtctaaatttttttcaaCCAGATCTCTTTATAGATTTCTCACCTTTGGGGGCATTATTAG
This region includes:
- the LOC133892289 gene encoding uncharacterized protein LOC133892289, which produces MAGLLTRMTEWLIRAMVLSSFVAHVVLFLFADIRRHRAFDWRTLLLWLAYQMSDSIVNYALSHLSLGSTSHEQQLIAFWAALLLLYLGGTDNITAYSLEDSKLWKRKALDVFFKVGGSIYVLYKHVYIGGGGTLIPASAIMFAVGIAKYVEKVLALRGGDLSSIQSTRKRQPGATRRQKLNDEQALLVAHDLFDICKGAFADFWVVNDAREPSRTIFSSESLTLKDKCKVVEMELSLMYDTLYTKASVIYTWRGYGVRVASPVATAAAILLFWLYSKDGHRLADVVITYILLVFTFLLDVRWLLGALASTWTYAFLTDRPGPLHHKLVCSGRWQRLRRAVMPMDPRWLLLYRLPSSSYRRWSGTIGQYNLLRECTHGNTRSGFFSRQLKKFASDDIWKEYQYSRGFEVPEQELVFERVWELLMTPSRKEKEEEEKKKEAKPEALVLGHEDRRLLDHALDFGPELQELVLIWHIATDVFFLHIDEEAASSPDGKVIKTLSDYMVFLVAVRQEMLPGLKLHSLYTETRVALETIWKVNAKKSSSCRPRTSPRGRAREKKLASALQCMEGKLVDSNKSCLYKKSIILSDGTYCAELLLGRLEPSDWKTNPTKEKSLKLLQFFFSGPWWEEYWKHVELQSNMPRLLKFILKVWVRMLIFGSVRCSRDSHARQLSRGGDLTTIVWMLAVHAGHCRTDRNA